A single window of Gossypium arboreum isolate Shixiya-1 chromosome 13, ASM2569848v2, whole genome shotgun sequence DNA harbors:
- the LOC108462774 gene encoding uncharacterized protein LOC108462774 — protein MTPDRITLQNMEKRPNESFRQNAQRWREVAMQVQPPLLEKETTMLFINTLKASFITHMVGSTTKSFADIVMAGEIIENAIRGGKIEGETAKRSAPRRKDNEVNNTSSYNPKAVTVSQPRVTTVGQQDSQKHGSGSRQNSEKVSFTPIPVTYQELYQSLFNAHAIAHFHLKPLQPPYPKWYDANAKCEYHVGISGHSIENCTGFKKVVERLIKMGVVKFNDTPSNENPLPNHGDQGVNAFGDIGTRKIKEGVAEVRTLMKVIWEEMVKKDMIISKERNRGVRDYCEFHAEEGHEIQECEEFKVLVQGLMDNKELEFYEASSDEGYICTLKRRPKNQNRPRIIISLPRNNEVEIPTVPKVIIHKPVSFPYKDNKRVPWNYNCNVTMPEKEDIASASKEVRDEGSYTRSGKRYDAEDVRVEPTKAKAFDKGKRTEILVNEPVKEEEAREFLKFLKHSEYSVVEQLRKQPARISVLALLLSLEVHREALINVLNETYVTNDISVNKLDRLVSNISADNFIYFNDDEIPPGGMGSAKALHITTRCKGYTLPSLLIDNGSTLNVMPLSILNRLPIDRAVPSSLHQKLKLVADGRLVTINAEEDIIATVTSDAPYVEANEEAIECSFHSLEFINATFILEGNKDRLQAEEERNREAPRQKSGVFRWKRGRVGTDDIPPYIPNLCIRGIIHPGGGLLEEGSYYINAVHNEGFGQGNLEGIRPYEPGSFLNNWVAEELPDFEDDRDCDMSPDLLRMVKQEEKQILPCEKEVIENVALEEGNGVKIGTHVTKETRQGLVELLREFKDIFA, from the exons atgactcctGATAGAATTACTTTGCAGAACATGGAAAAGAgacctaatgaaagttttaggcaaaaTGCCCAGAGATGGAGGGAGGTCGccatgcaagttcaaccaccgcTCTTGGAGAAAGAAACTACTATGCTGTTTATTAACACTTTGAAAGCCTCATTCATTACTCACATGGTTGGAAGTACCACCAAGAGTTTTGCTGATATAGTTATGGCGGGAGAAATaattgagaatgccataagaggTGGCAAGATAGAGGGCGAAACTGCCAAAAGATCAGCTCCACGGAGGAAAGATAATGAGGTGAACAATACGAGCAGTTATAATCCAAAAGCAGTTACGGTTAGTCAGCCCAGAGTAACTACAGTTGGGCAACAGGATTCTCAGAAGCACGGATCTGGTTCGAGACAAAATTCTGAGAAGGTCTCATTTACGCCTATCCCAGTAACGTATCAAGAgctttatcaaagtttatttaATGCCCATGCAATAGCTCATTTTCATTTGAAACCACTGCAACCTCCATACCCTAAATGGTACGATGCAAACGCCAAGTGTGAATACCATGTAGGGATATCGGGGCATTCTATCGAGAATTGCACTGGCTTTAAAAAAGTAGTGGAAAGacttatcaagatgggggttgtaAAGTTTAACGACACCCCTAGTAATGAGAACCCGTTGCCAAATCATGGTGATCAAGGGGTAAACGCATTTGGGGATATTGGAACGAGAAAGATTAAGGAGGGTGTGGCTGAGGTGAGAACGCTGATGAAAGTGATTTGGGAAGAAATGGTGAAAAAAGATATGATAATCTCTAAAGAAAGGAATAGAGGAGTAAGGGACTATTGCGAGTTCCATGCTGAAGAGGGACACGAGATCCAGGAATGTGAAGAGTTTAAAGTCTTGGTACAAGGCCTTATGGATAATAAGGAGTTAGAATTTTATGAAGCTAGCTCAGATGAGGGATATATATGTACATTAAAAAGGAGACCAAAGAATCAAAACCGGCCAAGGATCATTATTTCTTTACCAAGAAATAATGAAGTTGAAATACCAACGGTACCGAAAGTCATTATTCATAAACCTGTTTCCTTTCCTTACAAGGATAACAAGAGAGTACCTTGGAATTATAACTGCAATGTGACAATGCCAGAGAAGGAGGATATAGCTAGTGCCTCTAAGGAAGTTCGAGATGAGGGTTCTTATACACGTAGTGGGAAACGTTATGATGCAGAAGACGTCAGAGTTGAGCCCACAAAAGCAAAAGCTTTTGACAAAGGAAAGAGGACTGAAATACTGGTTAATGAGccagtgaaggaagaagaagccAGAGAATTTCTAAAATTCTTGAAACACAGTGAGTACAGTGTAGTTGAGCAATTGCGCAAACAACCAGCTCGTATATCAGTACTAGCTTTGCTTCTGAGTTTAGAGGTACATCGTGAGGCATTAATAAATGTGCTCAACGAGACTTATGTTACCAATGATATATCCGTCAACAAGTTGGATCGATTGGTTAGTAACATAAGTGCtgacaattttatttatttcaacgatgatgaaattccacctggagGCATGGGATCAGCTAAGGCTTTGCACATTACCACTCGTTGCAAAGGATATACATTGCCGAGCTTGCTTATTGATAATGGGTCAACCTTAAATGTCATGCCATTGTCCATACTGAatagattacccattgaca GAGCGGTACCCTCATCTCTGCACCAGAAATTGAAGTTAGTAGCTGATGGACGGTTGGTTACCATAAATGcagaggaggacattatagcaaCAGTTACCAGTGACGCACCCTATGTAGAAGCAAATGAGGAGGCCATTGAATGCTCTTTCCATTCATTAGAATTCATCAATGCAACATTCATCTTAGAAGGGAATAAG GACAGATTACAAGCAGAGGAGGAAAGAAATAGAGAAGCGCCAAGACAGAAGAGTGGCGTGTTTAGATGGAAGAGAGGTAGAGTGGGAACTGATGACATTCCCCCATATATCCCAAACCTTTGTATCAGAGGGATAATTCACCCTGGAGGAGGGTTGCTTGAAGAAGGAAGTTATTATATCAATGCTGTGCATAATGAAGGATTTGGAcaaggaaaccttgagggcattcgcccttatgaaCCGGGAAGCTTTTTGAATAATTGGGTTGCAgaggaacttcct gattttgaagatgacaggGATTGTGATATGTCTCCAGATCTATTGAGAATGGtgaaacaagaggagaaacaaatcctaccctgTGAGAAAGAGGTCATAGAGAATGTAGCCTTGGAGGAAGGGAATGGGGTGAAAATTGGCACACATGTTACTAAGGAAACGAGACAAGGCCTTGTTGAGCTACTACGGGAATTTAAAGATATCTTTGCATAG